Proteins from a genomic interval of Phlebotomus papatasi isolate M1 chromosome 3, Ppap_2.1, whole genome shotgun sequence:
- the LOC129807798 gene encoding polyprenol reductase-like: protein MTPVNSSINTVEAIFWLLAICYVIVGLTINVLEQFLPGFIRRLLFYGKISGNGSSKGDLMTLLLVPKSWFRHFYLFATIWGSIVLVVTVRTFSTGQIFTLFSDFLQYACGNQRTVQTTSLETIVGLLMLYFHILVRCFETHFTQVFSKKATMNLIQYLNSFFYYFGVVTLLVCNSQGFVPGSSPSQLRLQDISWRLVVCIVVFIFASYNQFRSHTILANLRRDRSGRVTTEGHFLPTGGFFELVSSPHMLFECLIYLSIFGVIYRNSSWLAILALVAANQVTMAYETHLWYRKNFPNYPLRRRALIPFVF, encoded by the exons ATGACACCTGTAAATTCCTCTATAAATACCGTAGAAGCGATTTTCTGGCTCCTGGCAATCTGCTACGTCATTGTGGGACTGACAATAAATGTTTTGGAGCAATTCTTGCCAGGATTTATACGCCGGCTgctgttctatgggaaaatttcaGGGAATGGGTCATCGAAGGGTGATCTCATGACACTTTTGCTAGTTCCAAAATCCTGGTTTCGTCACTTCTACCTCTTTGCCACCATCTGGGGCTCAATAGTGCTAGTTGTAACTGTTAGAACATTTTCCACTGGACAAATTTTCACACTATTCAGTGATTTTCTCCAGTATGCTTGCGGAAATCAGAGAACTGTGCAGA CCACTTCTTTGGAAACCATCGTGGGGCTCCTTATGCTGTATTTTCACATCCTTGTACGATGCTTCGAGACGCACTTCACTCAAGTATTCTCCAAGAAGGCGACAATGAATCTTATTCAGTATCTCAACTCCTTCTTCTACTACTTCGGCGTAGTAACTCTGCTGGTGTGTAATAGTCAAGGATTCGTTCCTGGAAGCTCTCCATCCCAGCTCCGTCTTCAAGATATTTCCTGGCGTCTGGTCGTCTGTATTGTAGTCTTCATCTTTGCCTCCTACAACCAGTTCCGCTCCCACACAATCCTGGCCAATCTGAGACGTGATAGAAGTGGTCGAGTGACCACAGAAGGACACTTCTTGCCCACCGGAGGCTTCTTTGAGTTGGTTTCTTCACCTCATATGCTCTTTGAGTGCCTCATCTACCTCTCAATCTTCGGGGTCATCTACAGAAATTCCTCCTGGTTGGCCATTCTAGCCCTGGTAGCTGCCAATCAAGTTACAATGGCTTATGAGACTCACCTGTGGTATCGTAAAAACTTTCCAAACTATCCCCTTCGGCGACGTGCCCTCATTCCATTTGTCTTCTGA